In Terriglobus aquaticus, the genomic window CCGGACCCTCCGCAAATGCAGAGCTTGGCACTTGGGAGCCGGGCCCACTTCGCTTATTAGTGACCCGAGCAAGATCGGGAAATTCAACTCACGGAGATCACCACCATGTACCAGAACAAAGTCACCCTCATCGGCTTCCTCGGCAACGACGCAGAAGTTCGCACCAACGACAACCGCAGCTTCACCACTCTCTCGTTGGCAACCAAGAGTTCCTACAAGAAGGACGGCCAGTACATCTCGCACACCGAATGGCACCGTTGCGTGATCTTCGGCAAGCTCAGTGAGTTCGCCGGCACGCTGAAGAAGGGCGCTCATCTGCAGGTGGAAGGCGAGCTGCGCAGCCGGGAGTACGAGACCAAGAAGGTCGGCAAGAAGCCAATCCAGAAGAAGACCATCTGGGAGATCCGGGTGAATTCGATTCTCAAGCTGGACCGGGCCGAGAAGGCAAGCCTAGAGGAGCAGGACGCAGACTCTCAA contains:
- a CDS encoding single-stranded DNA-binding protein; this encodes MYQNKVTLIGFLGNDAEVRTNDNRSFTTLSLATKSSYKKDGQYISHTEWHRCVIFGKLSEFAGTLKKGAHLQVEGELRSREYETKKVGKKPIQKKTIWEIRVNSILKLDRAEKASLEEQDADSQLPLEAAA